The Piliocolobus tephrosceles isolate RC106 chromosome 2, ASM277652v3, whole genome shotgun sequence genome window below encodes:
- the NCK1 gene encoding cytoplasmic protein NCK1 isoform X2 — MDWLNVFKDFFSIGKVKRKPSVPDSASPADDSFVDPGERLYDLNMPAYVKFNYMAEREDELSLIKGTKVIVMEKCSDGWWRGSYNGQVGWFPSNYVTEEGDSPLGDHVGSLSEKLAAVVNNLNTGQVLHVVQALYPFSSSNDEELNFEKGDVMDVIEKPENDPEWWKCRKINGMVGLVPKNYVTVMQNNPLTSGLEPSPPQCDYIRPSLTGKFAGNPWYYGKVTRHQAEMALNERGHEGDFLIRDSESSPNDFSVSLKAQGKNKHFKVQLKETVYCIGQRKFSTMEELVEHYKKAPIFTSEQGEKLYLVKHLS; from the exons GCATtggaaaagtgaaaagaaaacctagTGTGCCAGATTCTGCATCTCCTGCTGATGATAGTTTTGTTGACCCAGGGGAACGTCTCTATGACCTCAACATGCCCGCTTATGTGAAATTTAACTACATGGCTGAGAGAGAGGATGAATTGTCATTGATAAAGGGGACAAAGGTGATCGTCATGGAAAAATGCAGTGATGGGTGGTGGCGTGGTAGCTACAATGGACAAGTTGGTTGGTTCCCTTCAAACTATGTAACTGAAGAAGGTGACAGTCCTTTGGGTGACCATGTGGGTTCTCTGTCAGAGAAATTAGCAGCAGTCGTCAATAACCTAAATACCGGGCAAGTGTTGCATGTGGTACAGGCTCTTTACCCATTCAGCTCATCTAACGATGAAGAACTTAATTTCGAGAAAGGAGATGTAATGGATGTTATTGAAAAACCTGAAAATGACCCAGAATGGTGGAAATGCAGGAAGATCAATGGTATGGTTGGTCTAGTACCAAAGAACTATGTTACCGTTATGCAGAATAATCCATTAACCTCAGGTTTGGAACCATCACCTCCACAGTGTGATTACATTAGGCCTTCACTCACGGGAAAGtttgctggcaatccttggtaTTATGGCAAAGTCACCAGGCATCAAGCAGAAATGGCATTAAACGAAAGAGGACACGAAGGGGATTTCCTCATTCGAGATAGTGAATCTTCG ccaAATGATTTCTCAGTATCACTAAAAGCACAAGGGAAAAACAAGCATTTTAAAGTCCAACTAAAAGAGACTGTCTACTGCATTGGGCAGCGTAAATTCAGCACCATGGAAGAACTTGTAGAACATTACAAAAAGGCACCAATTTTTACAAGTGAACAAGGAGAAAAATTATATCTTGTCAAGCATTTATCATGA